The window CTGGGGTATTCAAGGCAGCAGGTGTAGCTAGGACACAGCTCCAAGCATACTGGGGGCCCAGAGGCAGAGGTGGTCTTCTTTAGGGTTTGGGGGGAACTTGCCATTtggccaagctggcctggaactttttaCCCTCCTGCTTAGCATGAGTAATGGAATACAGGTGTGCACTGCTCCGCCTCACCCCGCTCTAGCACTTGTTTCTTGATGACAACAGGGAAGAGAGCTGAGGCACTGGAGGAGCTACTGGGGGTAAACCAACATCAGTTTTATTCAGCTTCAGTTAAAGACTCCAAAGCTATATGGGTTGGTGTCACTTTACAAACAGCACGGGACCAGAGTGGAATGGGAGGCAGGCAGTGTGGACTGGGCAGTACTCACCGTGACTGCTGCACCCATCAGTCCTTGCACCAGTGCCTCTCCAGTGGACTTCACCTAAGAGGAGCCTGGGTCAGATTCTCTTAAGCCCCCAGAGTGAGCTCAAAGGTGAAACAGACAGGACAATTCAGGAAGCCTATGAGCCTCACAGTGGAGCCAAGGTGGCTTAATGGACTGGAAAAGAGCCTACGGACAACACACCACAGACAGAGCGAGCAGACTGTTAAGGAAGGGCTAGCATGAGGAAGAAATGGCTGGCCTCCTTGGGAAGGCCTTTGGGACAGTCAGTTAAGGACAACAGGAAACAAGAGAACAGCCAGGTGATCACATGTTTGAGACAAGAGCCTACTGAAAAAGGGTTCCAAATGGCcaatccccccccacacacacacctgcttagCCGTGTGGCCCATGTTCATTGCATCATTAATCCGGTTTTCCAGGAAACGCCAAGTATCTTCAAAGTCTGGGGAGGAGTCCTGCATCATCACCAGCTCTGTGGTGTTGTAGATGCCAGCCAGCACTGCACGGCGTGTGTACCAGTTAAACTGTGGAGAGACCCACCCAGCAGGTGGGAAATCACTGCTCTGTGGGTTAAGGGAGTCTTGGGTTCTTCTCACTCAAGACCTCAGGGACGCCCAGGCTCTTTCTGCATTTCTTCTCTCCCTTGCCGACACACATAGCCCTCTGGATACCACTAGTACCCCAAACTTGGCTGGCTGTGAGATTTAAAAAGCTGCCTGTGAGATTAAAACTGTAAGCTCCAGGGTTGAGAGTCAGTGGGTCTGAATTAAGCACCAGGAACCAGGAGGTTTAACCAGAGGCCAAGATGATTTGATTGGTGAAATGCCAAGCCCTCCGAGTCCTGGGGAAGTTCTATGCTCCAACAGCCATGACTAAACCTTAGCATGTATACCATGggagggctgaggcaggggcaggggcagagctgAGAGCCGCGTCCCTGGTGACGTCCGCCAGCCCTAGTAACTGCACTCTGGAGGACCAGCTCAGCTGCTCCGTGCTTTATTCCTTTAATTTCATTGCTTTCTAATTGTGTTCTCCCACCATCTCTGTTGGTGGTACATTCTCACACAGACAACGTTTATTAAAGCACTTTGTTATAAGTGTGGTGGCAGTATGTAGCTGTGTACCTTCCCATCCTAGAGGCCACAAAGTACCATCACATTTTAATTTCCTGTATGAAGgcatattttggttttttgtttttttactatcCCACTGGAAATATGGTAACATTAACAAGTCATATTCTTCCTTGTGTCGGCTTAAAGGGGGATTATTGATCTCTCAACAAAGCAGGTCAGGACAGGGAggagtttctttttaaagcaatggTGTCTCCATGGTTTTGGCTCAGTCTCAGCAAAGGCACACATAGAGGAATTCTGCTGCAGAATCTATGTCTAAGAGACTGAAGGGAGATGGTTAGAGCAGCACCATCATAAGGCCCTGTGCCACCTCTACAACTGGGAAGGACAGTCACCAGCTCATGTTCAAAGGCTGGTCCCTGAATGACGATGACCCAGATACCTCTCTGGCTCatcaaggacctttcctcccaaaATGGGAATGACACTGCTGTCCTTCCAGGCTTTTCTGATCAAAGAAAATTCACAAGCTTTAAGGAAACCCAAGCCTTTGCTAGCAACCTATGACCTACTGGAACACTCACGTCAGTGGACTGGTCCCCAGCGTAGTGCCACATGTCGTCCACCATGCTGGTGAGCAAGCTCAGGCTCGGCGGGATGTTGTGAGGGAGCAGGAGGATGCTGAGGGCCTGAAGAACAAGTGACAGAGGAGGTACCATACACACCTGAGAGCGGCACACACAGGGCTCGCATGGGAGGTCACTGGGGTCGCCCTAGCTGTTGCTCTTTGAAAGTCATCATGGGTGGAGGTAGCACTGAGAACCCTTAACTACAGGTGATGGGGCCAGGGACAACGTGGTTTTGTCCTAAGATGACCTAATCAGATTCTCCAGGCCAACATTTGAAATTGGGAATATTGACAGCTAAAGGTGTCACTCCTGTCTAAGAGTTCTGGAGCAAGGATGAGAAGGCACCCCACTCTGTCACAGTAAGTTCCTGTTGCCTTGCTTAACTCAAGTTGATTCCTATTCCCAATAGGCAAAATTCCCCAGATGATACTAGTGCCAGCACCGATCTGAGAGCGTCCTTTAGCAAATACCAGTTTCTCTGGGCCTTACGGAATAAGCTCTAGGCACTTTACCTACCCTATAATCCTCTAGGCTGTGAGGCTGGCAGAGAGGGCCTTCAGTGGCTGGAAAGCATCCCCTTACAAAATAGCCCAAAAGGCAGGACTGTGTTGAATCAGGCAGCTGAAACCCAATACTGCTCTGCCCAGGTTTTATGTGCCACAGGTGATCGAAGTTCATCATCggctgcccaaggtcacacagtcaAGTCTTATAGCTGGACAGAGGATGCTGGGTGTTTTCTAAACTCAGAAAAGGCCCACGCTATGACATGCTTCAGAAAGGAGAAAGTGAAGCTTTCGAAAGTCCTTGCAATGACTACTCTTCTCGCAAGCATTATCTAGCAATAGAGTAAAAAGCCCCAGTCTTCCAGATCTGGGACACAACAGGGCATTCACTGAGCAAAGATGGCTGATACCAAGTTCAGACTGCTGTGACCTCACTCAAGGAAGACGGGTCCTCCCTGGAGACCTGCTGGCATACTTGGGCTACCGGGTCCACCTATGAATGAACTAGTCTGCAGCACTCCCAGGTCCACGGATCTCTACTCCCTATGGCCTCTCCCTAGCACGGCTCTAGCTCTGCCAAGGGCACtaactctgtgtctctgtcccatGGTGAATCGTGAGCTAATGTCTCAGTGGTGTGCTAAGTCCTCCTCGTGCACGGTGCTGAGGATGGGACATTATTACTGCTGCTCTGGAGTAGTAGGAACTCTGTACCCGGGGCCAGTGCTCAATGTAGGGGATCAGCATTCTCAGTCTTGTTTCCACTGCATCCCTCAGGAACTggtctgtcttcctcttcctggcagagggaaaagaaaacagtgtGTTTCTAGTTCAAAAAGtcggggccacacctcctatgcAGCCCCGGAAGGAATGTGCCACCAGTTGCAGAGGAAAACTGTCAGCACGGGCTGCAGGATTTCAGACCTGTCCAGGCTGTTAGCACTACCGTGGGCACGTCTGTTATCAGCTGCCTGGGGATAGCTCGTGGGGCAAGTGGCCAAtcccttgctgctgctgctttgagCTATAATGCCATGAAACTTACTCTGCCTGGCCCAGTTGCACCAGCTTCTGTTCCTCCTCCAGCACGTGGTTGAGGCGAGCATTGCACTGGGTCACAAAGTGCAGAATCAGTTCACTGCCGTCGCTCCCAAACATGCTGGCCGCTGCGCTGGAGAGCCCCAGGGACTACAGAGAGGAGAGCAGCAAGGTGGTGGGTAAGCATGCTAGCCGGCTTCCCAGGATACCTCACCCCTAACAGGGGCTGGGTTTTCAATGGCGATCCCCAACTCTAAGCTCCTGAGATTTCAGTGACCACTACTCGTCTACCAAGTCCCTTAGTCTGTGTAAACCATGACTCCAGATGTGCATGTTGGAGTTCAGTGACTGGCTTGAGGACGAGTGTACAACCATGCAGAAGGGTCAGGAGTCGACCATAGGTATCTTGCTTAGTAGGCAAaggttctagtttcatttctgtcgCTATGACAATACCCCTATAAAAAGCAACACAAGGCTGCAGTGAtggcatgtctttaatccttgcactcgggaggcagagagaggcagacctctgagttcgaggccagcctggtctacagattgagtttcaggacagccagggctacaatcCTATCtctctctaaaaaaacaaaaaaaaacaaaaaaaaaaccaaaacaaaaaaacaaaaacaaaaaaaaaacccaaaaaccaaaacaaaaaccaaaaaccctaaAGCAacacaggaagaatttctttggCTTCCAATTCcaagcttttttgtttttcgagactgggtttctctgtgtagccctgggcatTCAATTCTGTAGTGTCAAACCTAGGGTCTGGGGCATGCTGAGCAAGCATTTTTACCCACGAGTTACATCCCAAGCTCTGTCAgttgtttaaaacacattttttccactgaatgcatTGAGGAGTTAAATAAGTCAGAGCCGCCCTGTGCTTCCCTGCTCCAGATTGTTTGCCGAGCAGGGGAACTGCCTCTCTTCTGCAGGAGAGCACGGCTGTTACATGAACAGCAGCTGCCCGACCACGGCAGGCAGCTGTGCACTATCTCACCGAACAGCACGCTGGCTCTATTCAGTGGGCGTGTCTCGGGTATACTTTCCAAAGCAAGACACTGAGGCTTACAGCTCTCACCCACACACTGGGTTGGCAGGGTCTATAGGTGTCATGCACCCTGCACAAAGGAAGATAAGCAGGTGCAGAAAGCCCATTCACAGAGAATTCCATTTCATCCACGTTTTCCAAACAAGCCTATTACTTTCTCTCACATGTGCTCCATCCatttcttccctctcccaccaACCTCTGCTGCCCTCTACTCCTTCCTAACCTAAGGCTCTCCAGGctatcacatgcacacaaagaagACAAAGTCATCCCATGGAATTCCCTTAATGCTTAGAAACTAAACATggtgggtttgaggctagcctagtctagaTAGTGagacccaggacagccagggctgcacaggaagaccctctcaaaaacaaaccacaacaatCCCAAAGCTGCCTTCTCCAACTTTGTCCTACCACATCCGAGGCCAGTCCTTCCACTTGTTCTCCGAATCTTGCACCTCCTGCCTTAGGAATCGCATGGGTTTGCTTCTGCCCCCTGCCTTCTAGTGTCTCCACCTCGACTTATgattccctcctcttccctcaagGGTCTGACCCTGCTCGCCTTCCGTTCCGCTTCCCCTGCTTGACAGCCTTGTCAGCCTAATGGTTCTCTACTTCTTCATGCACAGCCCCCTCCCTCTGATTCTGACCCAGGACCCCAATAGCTACTGCTATAGTAACCGACAGAAGACGGCCTTTGTTCTTTCTCCAGTACCAGGATGCTGTACCCCAGACCTACCCCATGCCCTCCTTCCCAGCCCTTCTCCTGATCGGCTCTTAAaatgcagcccaggctgccctcacacATGCAACAGTCATCTTGCCTCAGACTCCTAGTGTTGGGaacaggtgtgagtcaccacagaGTACTGGGATTCGCTCTCACTTTATGCCCTTGCCATATCCCATATGCCCACATCCTGACAGACACATGCTAGAATACTCAAACAGCCATCTGCAGGTCTGCCAGCTCCTCAAGTTCAGACCCCCATGTTTGCCTGACACCTCCAGCTTGGAGGAGGGCCAGATGTTAACAAATCAAGACATACATAAGCAAAATGCTAGACCCAGAGAATGAAGCATGTGAGGAAATACAGCTCCATCCCTAGTTTCCGGGAGCGTCTCGccttcagttcagttcccagcacccacactgggcagcttatAACCTCCTCTAACTCTGGCTCCAAGGGAACCAGTGCCCTACAAGTGGTGTTAATATatgctttcctcctccccttcccccctcctcccccctcctgcccccctctcatatgcaagcatacacacacacatacatgcatacatacatacatacacataaactcacCCATActccataacaacaacaacaaatttcatttaaaacaaaactactttgaggtctgggcatggtggcacaaacctATAATCCCGATTCTTGGAAGGCAGAAGTAGGGAGATCAGTAATTTGGAGTTCAGATATACAGCAAATCTGAGCCCAGTCTAGCCAATAAGTgactatcttaaaacaaacagaaaatggcTTTGAGACTCCAGTCCACCCTGGTCAGAACGGCTAGTTTCAAGAAAACAAGTGACAAGAGATGATGCCAAGGATAAGAGAAAAGAGGAGTCTGGGGAGTGCTTCACTATCCCGGGCGCCAGGACTCCGGCATTCACTGGCCTCCAACTTGTAGTGATGATcgtctctcaagtactgggatttcaggcatgagcCACTGTGTCTGTTGATAAAGACACTGGGACTTTAGACACCACTGATGGCAAGGTAAAGTGGTTCAGGCACTGTGGACATCAGTGGAGCGTCTGAGTGAATGAGAAGGAACAGCTGTCTGACCTAGCTAGACCACACCTTGGCGTGTGCTTTAAGGAGGCTGTCGTCATTTACAGAGACACCTGCACATCCGTGTTTATGTTACGCCACTCTCAATAGTCAAGACGTGGATCCCACCCTGATCTGCCCGTTAACAGTGAACAGACAGAGAAAAGGTTGTGAATATACGCAAAGGAACTGCATTCTGGACGAAGTGAAGGCATTCATAGGAAAGCTCAAGGCTCCGGGTGTCATTTTGATAAGTGAGATAAGCTAGGTTCACAAGAACACAGACTTGAAAGTGTCCTCTCATGGGCAGAATGGAGATTCGTGTGCATGTGACATGAAATAGAAAGACTGTGAGGGAGGAAAGGTCTAAAAATGGAGGGGACATGGGAATATAATGGAATATATGTCACAAAAGCAGATGGAACCTATTTGgggtggaggaagaaaggagatcaACCAGAGAGAAACCAGACAGAAGAGGGGTAGGAACTAATGATACAAACAGAATAATAATATAGAGGTCTGAAAAGTCATGATAAAACTCGGTTCTTTGTATGCTAGCCCCAGAATATAACGAATAGGAAAACTCAGTGATGCTAACACTTGCTTAGCATACTTAGGCTAAGTTCCTATTCTCACACACAATAAACAAGACCTGCCTGGGCTAGAGTGACTTTAAGGCAGTCTGGCTAAATTAGCAaaagaagaccctgtcttaaaataaaggGTAGGAACTGGAGGGACGCCTCATTGGTTAGAGCACTTGCCGCTCTTCcagtgggtgggagggggtgtgaggggggagggagggagggtctcATGTGGTGCCGGCTGGCCTTGTAGTCACTCCCTACTTCTAAGTACAATTCACTTCCAACCGCTGAGCTTCCTGACCCCACCTTCTGAGTCATGAAGGAATTACAGATATGCAACACACCTGGTTTTTCTCttcttgttgttttggttttcttttcttttctttttttttttttgaggcaggatttctctgggtagtcctggctgtcctggaactcactctatggacccgactggcctcaaactcagatccacatCACCACCAACTGGCTCACACTTAGTTTTTTGTGTTGTTGGAGATTAaacccagggtttcatgcatGCTGGGAAAGCACTGTAGCAcagccagcattttttttttttaaatcaatgcatTAAACACAGTGCTTcttaagccaggcatagtggcacatgtctctagtcccagcacttaggaggcagaggtggaaaggtggagagaggcagaggcaggagtatctttctgagttccaggccagcctcgtctaGATAGCAAGGCTCCAGtgcagctaggactacacagagagaccgtgtcacaaacaaacaagcaaataaacaaacattgcTGCTACAAAACAAGCTGCTTGAGGACTTAACTCCCAAGAGCCAACTCTATGGTACattcttttaataattaaaaaatagctTGGGGTGGTAGCAcacaggcagaggcaagaggatctctgtgttctaaggccagcctggtttacatagtaagttctaggacagccagggctatgtagagagactctgtctatagatagatggatagttaGCTTGAttgatagacagagacagagacagtcctATGGGGAAGACAATCCTGAAGCTGTGCAGCTCTGGCCTAGGCTGGAAGCATGAGGCATTTGTGGTTCTGACTCTGGGTTCATTTGGGTCTGCTGCCCCACCCTCACCTCTGCCTACCTGGGCTCCTTCAGCAATGGCTTCTGCAGTCCAGCCATGGGCAGGCACAAACTCTAGGGCTGCTGTCAAGATGCGGTGCTGTAGCTGCTCCTCACTCTCGTAGTCCTCATCCTCCTCTCCACTCTGGTCTGTGTACCTGAAATATCAGAATGCAGCCCACCTCACAGCTCACTGTCTACAGCCGGGAATGCAGAATGAGCCGACCAGAACCAGAGGGTCTGGGTCTCCTCTGAGCATGGTAAGAGGGGCTACACTTCTGCATTAGTATGGGTGTTTTAATACCAACAGGTTCGAATCCTATTATCTCTTCCCACAGTAAGAAAGTGTCCAGGGATCTGAGGTCTTATGATATGAAGACAATGGTGCTGTAGCAGCCTGGGTTTCTGCTGATCATCCTTAGACAACCTGGGAGAGTTATGGTCTGGCTTGATACATTTGTAGGCCTTATTGCAGAGTCATAGGCTGGACAGTTCTGTTAGCACATGGTTATTTAGaggcttgtcttttttttttttttttttttttttttcgagacagggtttctctgtgtagccctggctgtcctggaactcactctgtagaccaggctagcctcaaactcagaaatccgcctgcctctgccttccaagtgctgggattacaggcgtgcgccaccactgcctggcttagttATGTCTGCACAAGGCTATAACTCCAAGAGAGCATAAAAAATGGTTACTCTATTCACAGGTATGGATCCTCAAAACTGTTGTTGGGTTGCATAGTAGTTTAGCTGGGTATATACGGGTGATCCCAGCCCAcaggaggttgagacaggaggaagTTCATAGTTAAAGGCCAGTCTTAGCTACATGAGAACATCTCAAGTAAATCAGTAAACAAACAATCGGGGCTGGAGAATATCTCAGCAATTGAGAGCATTTACTACTCTTGTAGAAgatctgagctcagttcccagcacccacatggggcagctcacagctgttggTAAGTTAAGctctaggagatctgatgccttcttcttggCCTTTTTGGCACCAGTACCCATGTGCACATACcacaacagatacacacacacacttttttaaaagtactttaaaaaactagaaaaatctGGGCTGGGCATGGAAGCACATACCTTTAACCTGACACTTGGGAGAAAGAGGTAGGCGGTTCTCTGAATTCTAGGTCAGTATagtctacatagagttccagcccagtcagggctacacagtgagacctttctcaaacaaacaaaacattagaAAACTGATGAGCACTCTAATTCTCCATTGAGGaaagttcaatttccagtgcAGGATTAACATGAAAAACAGATCTAATGATACAAACTGTAAAAAGACATTAAGAATCTCCCATTGAGCTTCCCGTGGTCCCCATCTATaatccagcccttgggaggctgagtcagaaagatttctgagttcaaagcctgcctaggctatagagtgagatctcagcttaaaaagaaaaacttatagAAATATCtaaaagacatttttatgtcaGCTGAGTTATCTCTGTGTATGATTTCAAGTGTTTTCCACAATGCTTagattttctaaaatgaaaaggTACTGTTTTTAGCCTTAGAAATGACTGAAAGTAGCTAAGCACTgtagctcatacctgtaatcccagtatttaggaGACAGGCTGGAAGATTCCCAGAATTCAAGGCAAGTTTGAGCTATCAGTCTGGGGATACACAGTAAGTACCACCAGTTCAATaagagtaacacacacacacacacacacacacacacacacacacacgatagacagagagagacagagagacagagagagctgagCAGCAGTGACgcatgcctttatcccagcacttgggaggcagagggatttctaagcttgaggacagcctgatctacagagtgagttccaggacagccccagccacacagagaaaccctgtctcaaaaaaaaaaaaaaaaaaaaaccaaaaaaacaaacaaacaaacaaaaaaaaaactgaggaggggatgggatagggagtttccatgAGGgagaaactgggtaaggggataacacttgaaatgtaaataaattaaaaataaataaataaataaataaatatttaaaaaaaacccgcAAGCCCTAAATAACAAGACCCtatcagaaagaaaagagagaagaggagaagaggggaagaggaggaaagggggagggaatagaaggaaggaaaaagaagaaaactgtgcCGGCAGGAGAGGACGGTGAAGAGAGGTACACTCTGAAGCGAGGTGGCCAGCAATGGGTGGATGTGGACACTAATGCTGACCTGGGGGGTGGACGAGAAAACTCGGGCCCCTGTGTCTCAGAATGCTGCTGAGAAGAGTGGGGAGGCTGCTGcttctgctcttctgaagacctGAAGCGCATGGCAGTGTGGAAGGCACGTGGCATCAGAGGCGATCGGCAGCGGGCtgctgaaacagaaacaagaatGTTGGTTAGGGAGGTTCAGCATGGAAGAGCCCAGGCCCAGAGTGGCTGGGCTGAGGAGTTAATGCACAGCAGAGATGCCTCTGCAGCCACTCATCCCAGTGCTGAGTGCCCCACAGACACCCTGAGTAAAACAGGAGCCTGGAGACATGTAATGCACTCAACACAAGACCTGGCTGTCCTCTTGGTCTGTTTCTACTATTGGTCAGCTATGTGGCTCTGTATAAACCATTTCCTTCAATATGCAGACTAATATAATTGTCTGAATTATTACTGTGTACATGATGTGCAGGGATATTCATTCCATGGCACGTGTGGTGCTCGGAGGACACCTTTGTggggttggttctctctttctgcccTTACATACTTTCTGGCAATGGCGCACAGGTACCTAAGTTTGTGtccagcacctttacccactggacCATATTGCTGGCCCCTTAATATGCAGCTTAAAACCCCACAAATTGAGAGTACTACTCTCTACTTGTCCAATGACAATGTTGTTATGGTACCCCAAATGTGGACCTAACTGTGCCTGCCTTCCCAGTGTTTACATGgcatctcttttcttccctttccatgtctgtgtgtactgtgcgtgtgcatacacatgtttgcgtgcatgtgggtgggtgggtgagcatgCACAAGTAGATGAAGGCTTGAGGTCAACCTTGGGAGTCACCCCCAAAACATCTGCTCTCTACTTTATGtactgaggcaggatctctcaatcaaacccagagcatATGGCTAGTCTTACCAGCCAGCCTGCAGTAGACATCCCTGGACTCCACCTCTGAGgactcattccttccttccttccttccttcccttcccttttttttctttttttgtcacagtctcactatgtagacttggctagcctcaaactttcagaaatctgcttctctgcctcctgagtgctggggtcaaaggcatgCACCCTCACACGCTGCATGTTACGTGGGTTCTCAGGTccagaactctggtcctcactcTCAAGCACTTTACCTCTGAGCAGTCTCCCTAGCCCTTGCAGCCTCATTAACTTAGGAAAGACCAGTAGTGTTTGAAACTACTTTTTCTTTCCCAACATCTATCTCATTATCAACATTCGCAAACCTGTAGACCAGTGAAGGACTGTGAACGCCTGTGTATCATCCCAGTGGCTCCACACCTATCATGCCCTCATTAACCCTCTCTACTCTCGCTATTTATCGCAGATCTCCCTGTTGTTCAGCTCCAACATTTTAGCCCATGTAACAGTAGAGTTGACTGCTTACTGTTCCTTTATGGACTGTTTATATAAGATGAAATATACAAATCTTAAACACAGTCCTGTACGCAATGCAAACACATATACTTGTAGAACTGGAATCCTATGTAGACAGACATTACCATCACCCAGAAAATTCCCTCTCAACCTTCCAGTCAGCTCCCATTCTTCTGTTCTGAAACTAATACTCTAGATTAGTTTCTGCTTGTCTTTAAATTTctctaaagtttctttttttcatgtattttatttgtttatttgatttttcaagataggttttctctgtgtagctctggctgttctggaactcactcagtagatcaggctggtaTCGAACTCAaaagagttctgcctgcctctgcctcctgaatgttggggttaaaggctttttataggcatgtgccaccgtctggctaatttttaaaaacttgtttatgcgtatgagtgttttgcctgcatgtgtgtatgtgcaccacatgtctGCCTGATGcccacaaaggtcagaagaggacgaTAGTAACTGAACCCAGAACATCTGCAAAAACAGTGAGTATTCCTAACACAATGAGCCACTTCTCAAGTCCTGCTtagtatacattttaaatgtatgactattgggtgttttgcctgtatgtgtgcctgtgctaCATGTGCAAGCCTCATGTTCACGGAGGCTAGAAGAAGCTGCTGGACCCATGTGActggtgggaactgaacctgcgtcctctggaagaacagccagtaatcttaacccctgagccctcTCTGCAGAccattatttagttttaattgtaGACAGACATTACCATCACCCAGAAAATTCCCTCTCAACCTTTCAGTCAGCTCCCGTTCTTCTGTTCTGAAACTAATACTCTAGATTAGTTTTTGATTGTCTTTGAATTTCTctaaagtttcttttttcatgtattttatttgtttatttggtttttcaagacagggttaatCTGTGGGGGAGCCATGAGGAAGGCACCGGATTCCCTGGCGCTG of the Apodemus sylvaticus chromosome 21, mApoSyl1.1, whole genome shotgun sequence genome contains:
- the Coq9 gene encoding ubiquinone biosynthesis protein COQ9, mitochondrial isoform X1; protein product: MAATAAVSGVLGRLGWRLLQLRCLPAARCRSPLMPRAFHTAMRFRSSEEQKQQPPHSSQQHSETQGPEFSRPPPRYTDQSGEEDEDYESEEQLQHRILTAALEFVPAHGWTAEAIAEGAQSLGLSSAAASMFGSDGSELILHFVTQCNARLNHVLEEEQKLVQLGQAEKRKTDQFLRDAVETRLRMLIPYIEHWPRALSILLLPHNIPPSLSLLTSMVDDMWHYAGDQSTDFNWYTRRAVLAGIYNTTELVMMQDSSPDFEDTWRFLENRINDAMNMGHTAKQVKSTGEALVQGLMGAAVTLKNLTGLNQRR
- the Coq9 gene encoding ubiquinone biosynthesis protein COQ9, mitochondrial isoform X2, which gives rise to MAATAAVSGVLGRLGWRLLQLRCLPARCRSPLMPRAFHTAMRFRSSEEQKQQPPHSSQQHSETQGPEFSRPPPRYTDQSGEEDEDYESEEQLQHRILTAALEFVPAHGWTAEAIAEGAQSLGLSSAAASMFGSDGSELILHFVTQCNARLNHVLEEEQKLVQLGQAEKRKTDQFLRDAVETRLRMLIPYIEHWPRALSILLLPHNIPPSLSLLTSMVDDMWHYAGDQSTDFNWYTRRAVLAGIYNTTELVMMQDSSPDFEDTWRFLENRINDAMNMGHTAKQVKSTGEALVQGLMGAAVTLKNLTGLNQRR